A single genomic interval of Streptomyces sp. BA2 harbors:
- a CDS encoding transposase, with the protein MALDAQGGLTSGHVRLVASALDVSVRTVRRWVEAARNEGRAGRRPRPRFSLTPRMRELLAVWGGNVAAVHRELTAEAERDGRPGTVPSLATLQRAVRQDLSAGERAGLKGGEAARRRYDVYGKRPRTHRNACWEGDHKRIPVRVDLEGSAVCPWVTWFIDVATKAIVGVAVTPHQPARDAVLAALRTGISRTEPYGPFGGLPGVVRVDRGKEFLCRTVERALGAFAVPVHDLPAYKPYRKGTVEALNDAVEEMFLVSLPGYTRRARPVGAHRPDQVDDLLSYPEFVEALLRWVQGWNTGHRPEGLAKGMTPLAAWEADPAPVEDVAEERLAFFAMEDDGRVRKITTNGISWRRRAYIAPWMAGHVGMRVRLRYLPHYDGQIEVFTVEEWGRHLGSAYLAQAATLEQRRALSSVREKKARALKADLKAAEKLRKARYTATTTAAVPRPRRAVTSSQAEAEIARSRGTDLAARALPDLIPPREPPASWARPVVRPPRTADSQTGAGPAVDGGPPEAADVRDDSGER; encoded by the coding sequence ATGGCGCTGGATGCCCAGGGTGGGTTGACGTCGGGGCATGTGCGTCTGGTGGCGTCGGCGCTTGACGTTTCTGTCCGCACGGTGCGCCGTTGGGTCGAAGCTGCTCGCAATGAGGGACGGGCTGGTCGGAGGCCGCGTCCCAGGTTCTCGTTGACACCGCGGATGCGTGAGTTGTTGGCGGTGTGGGGTGGGAATGTGGCCGCGGTGCACCGTGAGCTGACCGCCGAGGCTGAAAGGGACGGACGGCCCGGGACGGTGCCGTCTCTTGCGACGTTGCAGCGCGCCGTACGGCAGGATTTGTCGGCGGGGGAGCGGGCGGGCCTGAAGGGCGGTGAGGCTGCCAGGCGCCGCTATGACGTGTACGGCAAGCGCCCGCGGACGCATCGCAATGCGTGCTGGGAGGGGGATCACAAGCGGATCCCGGTACGCGTGGATCTCGAAGGCTCTGCGGTGTGTCCGTGGGTGACGTGGTTCATCGATGTCGCGACGAAGGCGATCGTGGGCGTGGCGGTCACTCCGCATCAGCCGGCGAGGGACGCGGTCCTGGCCGCGCTGCGCACGGGGATCAGCCGCACCGAGCCGTACGGCCCGTTCGGTGGCCTGCCCGGCGTGGTGCGTGTCGACCGGGGCAAGGAGTTCTTGTGCCGGACCGTGGAGCGCGCCCTGGGCGCCTTCGCGGTCCCGGTCCACGATCTGCCTGCCTACAAGCCGTACCGCAAAGGCACCGTCGAGGCACTGAACGACGCGGTGGAGGAGATGTTCCTGGTCTCTCTGCCTGGCTATACCCGCAGGGCCCGGCCGGTCGGTGCTCACCGTCCGGACCAGGTGGATGACCTCTTGTCGTATCCGGAGTTCGTCGAGGCTTTGCTGAGGTGGGTGCAGGGCTGGAACACCGGCCACCGTCCTGAGGGCCTCGCGAAGGGGATGACACCGTTGGCGGCGTGGGAGGCGGATCCAGCACCGGTCGAGGACGTCGCGGAGGAGCGCCTGGCGTTTTTCGCGATGGAGGACGACGGCCGGGTCCGGAAGATCACCACGAACGGGATCAGCTGGCGGCGCCGTGCCTACATCGCGCCGTGGATGGCCGGGCACGTCGGCATGCGGGTCCGGCTGCGGTATCTGCCGCACTACGACGGGCAGATCGAGGTGTTCACAGTCGAGGAGTGGGGCCGTCACCTGGGCAGCGCCTATCTGGCCCAGGCGGCGACACTGGAGCAGCGCCGTGCGCTGAGTTCGGTCAGGGAGAAGAAAGCCCGCGCGCTGAAAGCCGACCTCAAGGCGGCGGAGAAGCTGCGCAAGGCCCGCTACACGGCCACGACCACGGCTGCCGTGCCCCGCCCGCGGCGTGCGGTCACCTCCTCTCAGGCCGAGGCGGAGATCGCCCGGTCAAGGGGCACGGATCTGGCGGCCCGGGCGCTCCCGGACTTGATCCCTCCCCGCGAGCCCCCGGCTTCCTGGGCCCGGCCGGTTGTCCGCCCTCCCCGGACGGCCGACTCGCAGACGGGTGCCGGGCCGGCAGTCGACGGCGGACCGCCTGAAGCGGCTGATGTACGTGATGACAGCGGGGAGCGTTGA
- a CDS encoding ATP-binding protein, with protein sequence MVTAERQGRLPREREDHFMRLPGAQVVSTRALLMVRENIRAAIEARAMICIYGQAGRGKSLAVNTSLRELAPKLTRRIQFRSRPSTRDLRHELFHALGLQGRPPGQPIEFDRMLRGALEERHVLVCDEAQWLSKMCFEYLRYLWDDIGSDLTIVFTGGDGCFEMLQSEPMLESRVYAWQEIEPMPLEEVLTVIPAFHPVWADTDPDLIAMCDDEAAHGNFRAWAKITHHLTAGMKESGRILDEDLLRWSYSKLRQRPVVA encoded by the coding sequence ATGGTGACTGCTGAGCGACAGGGCCGACTGCCCCGGGAGCGGGAGGACCACTTCATGCGCCTGCCGGGCGCCCAGGTGGTCTCCACGCGCGCCCTGTTGATGGTGCGGGAGAACATCCGTGCCGCGATCGAGGCCAGAGCCATGATCTGTATCTACGGTCAGGCGGGCCGGGGCAAGTCGCTGGCGGTGAACACCTCGCTGCGTGAGCTCGCGCCGAAGCTGACGCGCCGGATCCAGTTCCGCTCCCGCCCCTCGACCCGCGACCTGCGCCACGAGCTGTTCCACGCCCTGGGCCTGCAGGGCCGCCCACCGGGGCAGCCGATCGAGTTCGACAGGATGCTGCGCGGCGCCTTGGAGGAGAGGCACGTCCTGGTCTGTGACGAGGCGCAGTGGCTGTCGAAGATGTGTTTCGAGTACCTGCGTTACTTGTGGGATGACATCGGCTCGGACCTGACGATCGTGTTCACGGGCGGGGACGGCTGTTTCGAGATGCTGCAGAGCGAGCCGATGCTGGAGTCCCGCGTGTACGCGTGGCAGGAGATCGAGCCCATGCCGCTGGAGGAAGTCCTCACCGTCATCCCGGCCTTTCACCCCGTGTGGGCGGACACGGACCCGGACCTGATCGCGATGTGCGATGACGAGGCCGCGCACGGCAACTTCCGGGCCTGGGCGAAGATCACTCATCACCTGACCGCCGGGATGAAGGAATCCGGACGGATCCTTGACGAGGATCTGTTGCGGTGGTCCTACAGCAAACTGCGCCAACGTCCGGTGGTGGCCTGA